The Mauremys reevesii isolate NIE-2019 linkage group 22, ASM1616193v1, whole genome shotgun sequence genomic interval CACAAATTCAGCGCTGTCCCCACCCCCGGAGGCAGGGCTCCGATCCCCTCCCATCCGCCAGGTGCAGCCGAGCCCAGGTGCTCCGAGCAGTGGAacctgctggcagccgcgggctGGATCCATCCTGCTGACAGGTGCGGCCGGGCGGGCTGGGAGCGATGGAAGGAGCGAGcccaggtggggggtggggggatgaaggCAGGAAcagagagtccaggggaagcgGGGGACGTCCTGCCCCACCCAACGAAGGGGGATCTCTGGGCTGAGGTGGTTGGAACAAGGGAATGGGAGAGGGGACTGGATCCTTGCTGAGAGGGGatagaggacccaggagtcctggctcccagccccccccctctaaccactagatcccacttccctcccagagccagggagagaacccaggagtcctgactcccagcccacctgctctagccactagatcccacttccctcccagagccagggagagaacccaggagtcctggctcccagccccccagccaagATAGCTTGTGTGTCTCTCCTAGTGGCTGGCGAAGGGTTACTAGGAAGGAAGAACtatctggggtgggaggaggggggagaattTGGCTCCCCTCTGTTCCTTCTCACACCCCCACCCCGTTCCGGGCCGGGTGGTACAATCCCATGGCTGAGGTTGGAGGGGAGAAAGAATCCAGCAAAAAATAGACCGAGCCGACCTTCCaccttctctggggcaggggagtgcaagctagtggttagagcgggggggggggggcggggagccaggactcctgggttctctccctggctctgggaggggagtgggggctaatgtttagagctgggggctgggagccaggacgcctgggttctctccctggctctgggacgggagtgggggctagtggttagagctgggggacGGGAGGtgattcccagctctggggaggggggggttggtgCGGGGAGGGCTCAGCGCCTACCCGGGATTGTGTCACGCTCCTCACAGACGCCAGCGTTTCGTCCACCTGGGAGGAATTTTCCTTATGTGCTTTTTATCTGTTCTCATCTGAGACTGAACAGgaaattccccccccacccccacccccacctcccgcccccaccccagcctggccacccacagtcccgcccccacccccgcgcCTGTCGGGGTCCAAAGGGGACGATGGCACAAAGAAGCCCAGTGCCACATCGACCCCGGCCCACTCCCCCAACCCTGCACTTAACCcacaggagctggggggggcagggctgggctggcaggggctgcgggtcgggagtgaggggcaccggcagggctggggggagcccagggctgggctagcaggggctgcgggtcgggagtgaggggcaccggcagggctggggggagcccagggctgggctagcaggggctgcgggttgggagtgaggggcaccggcagggctggggggagcccagggctgggctggcaggggctgcgggtcgggagtgaggggcaccggcagggctggggggagcccagggctgggctggcaggggctgcgggtcgggagtgaggggcaccggcaggactgagggggcagggctgggctagcaggggatgcagggggctgcaggtcgggagtgaggggcactgtgggagagggggagggggacgggcagtgggaggggaaaaCACAGTTGCTCTGACAGCTCTTGCCTGGCCCGGTGTCGGCTGGTGGCTGAAGGGGCTGATCCGGGGTCAAGGGGCTTCGGCCCCCCAGAAACTGAGtgactctgctcccctcccccgacatgcggctggagctggggtcccctggcccctgggctgggctctggggaatgGGGGTCATTGGTCCTGGGAGACCCTCTCCCGTCTCCTCACACCATCCCCGCCatttctctcttccctccacTCACTCACCACCCGCCccgcctgctcctcctctccccaggctGGGACCTCCGTCCCTCATCACCGCTGGGAGCCATGACtgccccggactcctgggtccccttcCGGCTGCCCCTCCAGCTCAGCCTCTACCTGCTGGCCATCATGACCTTCTCCTTCCTCATCCACCTACGCAGCTGGTTCCCCACCGCAAGGCAGAGGCTCCCCTACCCGATTGCCACGGACAGGTCCCCAACCACGCCCCCCACCACAACCCCCGCCACGGAGCGCGGCATGTGGACCGTGAACTCCATCGGGCGCCTGGGGAACCAGATGGGGGAATACGCCACCCTCTACGCCCTGGCCAAGATGAACGGGCGCCAGGCCTACATCCTCCCACAGATGCACCAGCAGCTGGCGCCGCTCTTCCGCATCACCCTGCCCGTGGTCTCCAGCGACGTGGTCCGGAGCGTCCCGTGGAGGAACTATGGGCTCCACGACTGGATGTCGGAGGAGTACAGGCACATCGAGGGGAAATACGTCCGGCTGACGGGCTACCCCTGCTCCTGGACCTTCTACCACCACCTCCGGCAGGAGATCCTCCAGGAATTCTCCTTCCACGACCACGTCAAGGAGGAGGCCAACCGGTACCTGGCCGGGCTGCGTGGGCAGCGCCGGAATGTGACCTACGTGGGCGTCCACGTCCGGAGGGGGGACTACGTCCGGGTGATGCCCCAGGTCTGGAAGGGGGTGGTGGCGGACAAGGCCTACCTGGAGAAGGCCATGGGCTACTTCCGGGCCAAGTACCAGGAGCCGGTCTTCGTGGTGACCAGCAACGGGATGGAGTGGTGCCGGGAGAACATCAACGCCTCGCGGGGGGACGTGTATTTCTCGGGGGACGGGAAGGAGTCGTCGCCGGGGAGGGACTTTGCTCTCTTGGCCCATTGCAACCACACGATCATGACCATCGGGACCTTCGGCATCTGGGTCGGCTACCTGGTGGGTGGGGAGACTGTCTACTTGGCCAACTACACCCTCCCCGATTCCCCATTCCTCCGGGTCTTCAAGCCTGAGGCCGCCTTCCTGCCCGAGTGGATCGGGATCAATGCCGATCTCTCCCCGCTGCTGGGTAGGACATAGGGGCAGAAAGGATCCAGCCTGCAGGCCACCAGCAGGATCCAGCTGGGGTAGGCGGCCCTGGGGAGTTTAGGAGGCATCAGCATGGACCTTGGTCAGgcatgggggcgggaggggggggagaaatcAAGACGCTGTGGGTTGGTTCTGCCGACCTTCccctaggagtcaccaaatgggTCCATCATGAGGCTGAACAGTTAAAACTTGCTCCtcggccagctcttttaaaactcttggctgTAAGTTATTGCAACAATTTAAAATGTCTCACTTTGATAGCTGCTGTTCAGCCGCCTCCTCAGATATGAGCAGAATGGAAAGAGCCATTAGCATCACTGTATGATACGACATCATGTGTTTTATTCccccaaacacaaaacaaaaatatttattgaactttTCTGCAttactgataattctaccatttccatctaaaaTGGAccaggattctttttgttgctaatataattttttaaaaacagcctcCTTATTGTCTTCACCACTGTGGGCCATAGAATGCGCcatgtgtccctttgcttcccttatcaattttctaccattcctagcttctggttTATATGCTGTCCATTTCCCCCGTCCTTCCATTTGTTATTGCcgctttcacttcccctctaaaccaggtcagcCTGTGACCAGTGTGACCTTCCTCCTCAAGTGTGGAATTGTGGCTGCCCGGGCACCTAGTCAGGTGTTTGGTAAACAATCCCCAATCAATAGCCTCATGGGTcggattaaattcttcctccaggCTGCTTCGGTTCCTAATTCTTTTCAGCTTAGTGAAACTGACCCTTTgacaccaggactcctgggttctatccccggctgagtggggcagGTTCAGCAGGGCTCTGTGAGTGGGCGCATCCTGGGCTATAAATCGGCCCCAGTGTGTGCGTGGCACAGGGCTGTAAAGGCAGAACGGCAAAGCAAATGATAAGCTCTTACAAGCAACAATAAAATCGTAGTGACAAGGCCCCACCCCTCCGCCAGCGCCCCACCCCCACGGCCAATCCCTCACCCAGAGTTCCCCGCCATATGGACCTAGCCCAGCCCTAGCCAGGGAGCGCCCCACTGAATACCGCCCTTCCGTGTCTGccaagaagagaacccaggagtccgagctcctccctctctctgtaaTCACTTGCTCTTGGgccaggaggaagggaggggtggagcccaaccctggggggaatttacccccaccccccacgggATTGATAGACAGTTCAGCAGCCGTGACCCATTagcgccctccccccaccctggaagaacccaggcgtccggcctcCCTCTGCCTTGGCAGGGCCAaccctgtgggcagcaggggtggcTGAATCTGGGGGCGGCAGAGTGGGGGGGATCTCTCTGTCCGTCACCAAGACAAACCACATGGGAGGTTTGGGCCAGCGGCGGGAAGGCGagcgcccccagccccccgcctGTCTGTAACGcccgggctctgtggctggcgTGGGCCccgtgctggggtgggggaggccagGGGAAGGGAAACCGGCTCTAACCACTCGACCCAGCTGCCGAGCGACGGCCGATCCaccccagctgggagcccctccTCCAGGTTTTGTGGCCTCTGCAAACTTGATCTGTGAGGCTTGAATATTTTCTTCCGCGTCATTGACATGAACAAGCTCAGAGTCTAGAAATGCCCCCCGTCTCCCCGTCCCCCTGCCCCTCGATGGCACGTCTCCATGTGCAGGTACATTCTGAGAGCTGCCAGTTGGGCGGCTGCGACTCTGTTTAACACACTCATTTCCTGACGTTCCTGTTAATCAGTCACCAGCTCCCGCGCCTTCCCGACATCTGCAGATGTGACACCAACCCTGTGACCTTCCTCCACCGACCGTGCGACCACAGCGACAGAGGCTAGCCCGTTAGTGTGACGGGGTCTAGTTTCCATAATCCCACGCTGAGGAATTATGgcaccctcctttcattcttcaTCAATCGAGTTCCGTATCAGCCACCCCATTATCTTCCCCGGGACCgaggtcaggctgacaggcccatAATTACTCGGGTCGTCCCATTTACCCGTTTTAAAACTTGCCACAATGTGAGCTTTCTtctggacctgccgcagggcaAAATCAACATAAGCAGTGTCGTTaattcctcagccagctcttttcaaACTCTTCCATGCATATTACTGCGCCCTGCTGATATTAAAATGACTCACTTTTGTAGCTGCTGTTTGACATCCACCTGAGcaactagtggaatggaaagtgtgttAACATCATCATATGCTATGACATCATCACCTGTttcgggttttttttttccagacacgTAAGTATTTATTGAAAATTCTACCTGGTCTGTAGTATTgaaaattctaccatttccatctaaaaGGGATCAATGCCATTCTCAGGATacttttttgttcctaatatacatttaaaaaaaaaaaagatggtatGGTCTTTAACTTTGCTTGCCACAGATGGCGCCGTGCattcctttgcttcccttatcaattttctacaatcccTAGTTTCTGAATTATATATATTACTATccatttcccctttcttccatttgttatttattatttttatagctcCCCTTCAGCAGTGGGGAGAGATCGGCGTCAATCCCAATCCACTTGGGCAGGAAGAATGCCAAAGGCTTGAATCTCCACTGGAAGGGGGAATCGGGGAGCAAGTAGTTGGCCAAATAGATGGTCTCCCCACCAGCCAGGTAACCGGCCCAGATGCCGAAGGTCCCGATGGTCATGATCGTGTGGTTGCAATGGGCCAAGAGAGCGAAATCCCTCCCTGGCGACGACTCCTTCCCGTCCCCCGAGAAATACACGTCCCCCCGCGAGGCGTTGATGTTCTCCCGGCACCACTCCATCCCGTTGCTGGTCACCACGAAGACCGGCTCCTGGTACTTGGCCCGGAAGTAGCCCATGGCCTTCTCCAGGTAGGCCTTGTCCGCCACCACCCCCTTCCAGACCTGGGGCATCACCCGGACGTAGTCCCCCCTCCGGACGTGGACGCCCACGTAGGTCACGTTCCGGCGCTGCCCGCGCAGCCCGGCCAGGTACCGGTTGGCCTCCTCCTTGACGTGGTCGTGGAAGGAGAATTCCTGGAGGAGCTCCTGCCGGAGGTGGTGGTAGAAGGTCCAGGACCATGGATAGCCCGTCAGCCGGACGTATTTCCCCTCGATGTGCCTGTACTCCTCCGACATCCAATTGTGGAGCTCGTAGTTCCTCCACGGGACGCTCCGGACCATGTCGCTGGAGAGCACGGGCAGGGTGATGCGGAAGAGCGGCGCCAGCTGCTGGTGCATCTCCGGGAGGATGTAGGCCTGGCGCCCGTTCATCTTGGCCAGGGCATAGAGGGTGGCGTATTCCCCCATCTGGTTCCCCAGGCGCCCGATGGAGTTCACGGTCCACATGCCGCGCTCCGTGGtggggggtgtggtggggggcaggatgggagacatggctgggggctgccccatgGCATTGGAGGAGGGGAGC includes:
- the LOC120388318 gene encoding galactoside alpha-(1,2)-fucosyltransferase 2-like; the encoded protein is MTAPDSWVPFRLPLQLSLYLLAIMTFSFLIHLRSWFPTARQRLPYPIATDRSPTTPPTTTPATERGMWTVNSIGRLGNQMGEYATLYALAKMNGRQAYILPQMHQQLAPLFRITLPVVSSDVVRSVPWRNYGLHDWMSEEYRHIEGKYVRLTGYPCSWTFYHHLRQEILQEFSFHDHVKEEANRYLAGLRGQRRNVTYVGVHVRRGDYVRVMPQVWKGVVADKAYLEKAMGYFRAKYQEPVFVVTSNGMEWCRENINASRGDVYFSGDGKESSPGRDFALLAHCNHTIMTIGTFGIWVGYLVGGETVYLANYTLPDSPFLRVFKPEAAFLPEWIGINADLSPLLGRT
- the LOC120388311 gene encoding galactoside alpha-(1,2)-fucosyltransferase 2-like; its protein translation is MASLVSWVPFWPPLRLSIFLLAIMTFSFIVYWRSWFPASGQRLPSSNAMGQPPAMSPILPPTTPPTTERGMWTVNSIGRLGNQMGEYATLYALAKMNGRQAYILPEMHQQLAPLFRITLPVLSSDMVRSVPWRNYELHNWMSEEYRHIEGKYVRLTGYPWSWTFYHHLRQELLQEFSFHDHVKEEANRYLAGLRGQRRNVTYVGVHVRRGDYVRVMPQVWKGVVADKAYLEKAMGYFRAKYQEPVFVVTSNGMEWCRENINASRGDVYFSGDGKESSPGRDFALLAHCNHTIMTIGTFGIWAGYLAGGETIYLANYLLPDSPFQWRFKPLAFFLPKWIGIDADLSPLLKGSYKNNK